The nucleotide sequence AGCTTATCTAAAGCAGACACTGCTTAAGATGTTTCCACAGATGCAAGACATAGATCATGtattaaatatagcctataaacACGTTATCTGAACACCAGGTCGCAACAGAACTGGTAAATAATCACTCACCATCTTACTTGGTACCAAGACACAACAGAAGAAGTCTATTCAGTCTAAAACACAGGGAAACTCCTATTCTATAGGATCATGCTATTCAGAAGTTGGAATGGTTAGGCGTTCAGAATGTAAAACATCAAGTGACCAATCAGATGAAGCCCCGCCCTAAACGGGAAGTTTAGCCATTAGCAGGCCATTAGAGAGGGTGGATGCTTACTTATCCGTCTTTGGAGCTGTTTGTCCAGTCTCTGATGGTGAGGAATATCCCTTCAGCATGAATCTGTAAACAGATGATCCTGCTAATCACATCTGAGGATGACTGGAGACTGCAATACAGAATCTTCTGAGGTATAATACAAACATTCCAAACTAGAGAACTCATAACCAACTCGTAAATCATTCGTCTTGGAATTTGGGTGATTCTCTATCATACTAAtgctaataacaataataataacaaacaaTAAAATCATAGAAATTATCacttaaaaaaaagaacaattttATGCTGGAAGTAAAATGAAAATGAACACTAGCAACTATGTTGTACTTATGTCATGTGACACAAGTAGTTCAACAATAGTAAGaatttaaaaagacaaaaaacattTAGAATGTTTAGGATTTAATATGTCACTAACAGGAGTCATGTGTTTCAGCAGTCATAATttgacagtgtatgtgtgttttgtgtccaCTGCATATCTGTGACATCCCCACTaattccttaacccttgtgctgccttcggggtcacatgacccaaaggttcacaacgaaccatcgttgtgtttacccaattttacccaatacaaaaacaaataaatagcattttcttttaacattttcttgagacagcccgacggttaaaagaaaattcctcactttgtttttgtatgcggtaaagttgtcacaatacgacggttggtcacaatgactgatgggtcagaatgacccgaagataacacacggGTTAAAGAGAACAAACACACTGCTCCACCACTGGTCCCGATATACAACAAATACAGCTCCCCCACTGGGCCAACCACACAACACAGCTCCCAACACTGGGCCCACTATGCAACACATACAGATCATTCACAGGGTCCACTACacagcagctccaccaccactTAGCCATCAGCTTGCAGTCAATTGCTAAAATAAACGTATGTGACCTCAATAATATAGACAGGAACGGAATTTCAGGCCATTGTTTAATGCATACAATAGCCCCTGTTTATTGCATGTGAACATTGTGGTTCAGAGTGGGTCCGTCCTTTAATGTGTTCCCTAGACCACTTCCTACTGTGGAGGAAACGCCTGACGCCGGCCCTACAGGGCCCTCCCTGAGAGAGGAGACATATTAGGTCCTCATCGCACTGATGTAGGCTTTCCTGCCAGAGAAACAACACACATCCCAAGTACTtaaaaagagtgtgtgagacagagaggcagactgacagacagacagacagacagacagacagacagacagaagaaatACAGACACTGGGAcagagtaagacagagagagagaaagagagacagaaacagagagagagaatggaggcaGACAGATCGACAGACAGGGAGTAAGGAGGCTGAGTGACTAAGCAGTGTGCCTCTCCTCTGTAATGTACATGAGCTGGACAGGTGAAAGATGAAGGGATTTGAGAGTAGGAGCCAACCACATGGATGACTACATTCAGCAAATGGGAAGCTGCAGAAGGGCAGGTTCACTAGGTTACAAAGGAGAGGCTCTGCCATgtaagtgaaagagagacatgtAAAGACTGAATGAGAGACAAGAGGAAATTGTGTATTACTAAAAAAAGCTCAAATCTATTGTGGTTGGCTCTACAGACATCAAATTATGTAACACAACTTGCTCAGTACATTATGTGCTTTCTTGGCAGACAACATGTCCTACTGGGACATAATACTTAGGCATTTGATTTGATCTGGCATTACAACAGTAATGCCACAACATATTTGTGGGAAATTATTTTGGTGATTTCACTTGATTTCTCTCCATTGGTCTGAGTTCTGTATGCTATCTTCTGCCTGTCTGTAATAGTAAAAATGCGAGCTATGGGAAGACATGCTGCAGTCATCCGGACAGAAAACTGAAACTACCCAGCTCTCCCAGCTCTACCGGATCGGCCTCTGACGCAACCGGTGCAGTGGATTCAGATTGGGACATCAGCTGCGCAGCCGAGTTATGTAACCCAACTCTCTCGCTATAGGCTACACTTCATTTTTTTCACCCTCTCATGGAGATCAACCCCGAAAGCAGGACACGGACGTCGTCGCTGCCTGGGAAACGCCAAAGGAGGCCACGCTTGGCCGCGGAACAAGCAGCAGTTTATGAGATGAGAAAAGCGCTCGCTACAGAAGGGAGTTTTAACGTTATTCCGTGTGACTGCAAATGCAAAACCCTGTTTAATGTTGGCAACTCGCTGTTGAAAATGTAGTTTCTATTTTCTTTCCGTAGAGATTATTTAATAGGACTTAATTTAGCTTGACAACAGTCTGATCAAATTGTTGCACTATAACACTGTAACAAACGTATATTCATAAAACAAACCACGTCAAAAAGAACAGGAGCCTGGTCTAGCCTACATGTCGTATGGTACTGGATATAATATCCAGTACCATACGATAGGCTAGGATATTCTTCATAAAAATTCTACTATTATTACAATTAACCTAGTTACCAATACGGTTATTAAGTAGGCCTAAATGAATACCTATTTTACTACTGGACAATTTTCAGAATGCTGCAAGGACTTTGAGGTGCCTGTTAGTGTTACTTTACTGTGTTCATGGCATCTGAAGTGTTTGCCTTTTGCCAAGTGTCCCAACCCGCCTTTAGGCCTACCCTATCATACTTCCCCCTTCAGCACGATCAGACACTAAAATTGAGTAACTTTAGAAAAGTCTTGAGGGTCTCTCATGTCTGGCCCTACTTAATCTGCACATTTCGTTGTGCAGCGAGGGAACATTAACGTGGTTACAAGCCTGACCTCGTGGATGTACGGAATTGTTATTGAGCATAGTCTTTCATGTAGGCCTAgtctaacaacaacaacaacatgcagCTCTCACTACTGAGTTATTGCATACTACTGTATAAGGTAGGCAACTGTTTCAAAAGTCCTTTTAAAGGTTTTGCAAGACTATTTGCTAGTCTATGCATCTATgctcacgcccccccccccccccccccgccaatcAAAAATGTTCAGTACCTAAATTGCCACGCTGCATGCACACTTTATGATGAATATGTGTCAAAGTACCCGAAGTGTCAATCTTTGGCTGCTGTCCACGCTGCCCCAAACCGACAACACAATGTTTTATGAATGTGTTGGGTGACTACCCGGATCTGTCAAAGTTGGAAACAATCGGCCTTGCTGCAGGTCACAATGAAGAGGTGGGTTTAGCCATACCCAAGAGCCGACATTGAACAGACATCGTTGCACACTATAGCCTACAGGTTTATATGAGGACACCGCTCACCTTGGTACGTTGTATAGACGCCTTCTCGGTGACACCACTGCGCATGTAAAATTCAATGTAGTTTCTCCCTCACCGGTGGTAGTTAATTCTTCCGCCGTATCTTACGACTGTTGTAATTTCACACAGAGATAAACTATAGGAAATTGATCCAAACGTCCAACGCATTGCTAAGTAAGAGCTGTTCCCTGAAATATAGCCGCGTTAAGAATTGCATTACTATTCTACCTACTATATAAATGCCCCATTAATACAATTGTTATTTCTAAGGTATGTAAAAATATAATTACCGTTCCAGTTCGGGCTGCCACGGCGAGGGAATGCAAAGGCATTAGCTTCTACACTGGTAGTAGCTCCACCCCCTTTTACAGTATGGGCGCGTGCTGGTCAAGATTCTAAAGTTTCTGATCAAGCTGTATACTGCTCTCTACAGGCGCGAGGGGGTTATATCCAAGCGCCTGCTGCAATATGCATGTAGCTGTTTTATACATTCATTTGAACGCAATGATATAGCCTAAGTgataaaataataacaataatccaAACATTTATTGACTGGACTCCATAGCGACTACGCGAATTCAATCATAACCTTTATTGTAACGGTTTATTCGTGGCAAAACATAACTGACTAAATTGTGTTGAATCAAAGATGAATCTTTGcaatttttatattttatcCAGTCATTGAAGACCATAATAAGATATTGTGTTCAGGTATCTGTGTGTTCACCCAGTTACAAGTTTTTGTATATGAATGATGTAGTCAGGACAATGTCAACTTTGAACACTTACACGGCACTTAAACCCAACAGCAAACAGAACTCGTGAGACCAGATAGgtgctttttcttcttcttttgccTGTGTATCTGTGCTTTTATTGCAATAATACATCTGCTTGTTGACACGCACTGTCAATGATCATAAAGAACATAAAAatagttttggaaaaaaatcacTGGTCATACATCATAATAAATCAACAAATGCATTACACCAACAAATTGGTAGGTTTGGATTCAGCGgaaacaaacactcacacacgcatacacacatgcatacagtttTAGACACAGAAAATCACAAAAATGAACACACAAAAAATTGAAATCACACAAAGTACTGATTTGATAAGTACTAAAGGTTTCTTTTCTAGCTATGTCCATTTTCAAAAGTGCTGAATCGTTTAACACTGAGGCCACTCCTACACTGTACTGACAGTTAGACTGGACTGACAACAACCATTACAATCTTCTGGCAAAAAGAACATTTGGAGTGATATGAAAAACCATACTGATATATTACCCAATAGTCAACAGTGatttgtatttgttcattatatattgtatttatatatatactatatacaataaataaacaagCTACATGTACAGGATAAACACATACACCCTACATAGCACTTCACACTTCCACAACACACTTACTAAAAGCCTTTCATTTTTCACATCAGAATATTCAAATGGCTTAATGACTTGCCTGTCATGTGTATACTGTgtatacatgtctgtgtgtttaatgAATATAtagcatacagtacatataaTCTTCGAAGCTCTTATCATTCTGAATAAATACAGCTAAGTAGACCGGGATAAAGTTACTACAAATACATGAAACTAAAACATACCAGGCTAAATACTCACAATGCACAAGACAGCACTTTGCAACCCATATCGCCAGTATGTACAAATAACATTTTTGTAACAGCACACTTCTCAACAGGTTTCTGTGAGTTTCCGGACGAGGGACTTGACGGTCAtagttgccatggaaacatgcTCTAAATGAGAGGGGATTGAATCTGACTGAGTGAACAAACAGATAGATCGATGGAGGACTAATGAACAGAGGGtgtcttccccttctccttcttgtCTTTCTTTACTTCCTCTCCTCCGAGGGTCCCTATCATCTACTTGTACTCGTAGGCATTGCGATCACTGGAGAAAAGATGAACAAGCACAACAAGAGCGTCAGTCACTTATGAATGAAGGCGTCCATGCCATTCACCTGTCCAGCAGGCATTGGTAAACCAGTGTACTCACACAACACCAACAATAGGCAGGATGGTGTCTTGCGTCAAACAAAAAATGAACAGGATTTAAAATGCTACAAAAGAAGAAGAGAACCATCATTCTCTGCTTTAACCTTAACATACATTACATACCATACTGGATGATGTTTTAATCATGTGACAGCCACCACCCTGCTACAGTGGTCAGTCATTATCTCTATAGGAGTCTTAAGGTCTGTGTGACATGCTAAACAATTAGTAGTATCATGATATCATCAAAGCAGGCAACATATGAAATCATTATGAATCACATTGTTATAAGAGCAGCACGTGGGACAGAGGCTCATGTTATGTTTTATCATAATTGTCCTGAAGTAGAGGGCAACGGAAAGGTCATGTCATGCATATGTACGTACAGAATCAAGATTCTGATGGCCCAAAATACAGTATGTGTCATGATTATATAACAATCACCTGACTAGATATATGTATTCAATATACGGTATGCCATAGTCATGACTGCATTATGAGGGTGGGACAGCAGGCAATTGAAGATTACCAAAGTGTTGTGGGTGAATTCTAATGAGGCAGGGGTATGTATAGGTACAGTACGGGTATGGTGCTGGCTTGTGTCCAAAACTGTTCTATGATGTTTGGCGTTCCTTGCTTTCGTTAAACATGTCATGATTTTCTTTGTCATTAAAGAGAAAGAGCACAACATGAACAAAACATTGACTACAAGTAAGCACATCGAGATAACAGGAATGATATAAGTTCTACATTTGGGGAAACTATGGACAAACTACTTCTCGATGCTTAAGCCACTGAGTGCTACTGTAGTTGAGGTAGACGTAGAGTCGCTAAGTAACAGCGAGCTACCTCGATAGCTGATGATCTTACCATCAGAAAGAGAGTGCTTAAATTCTGATGTGATTGGCGTCATCCAACCTGGCGATGACAAAATGAAAACCAGCGGTCAAGCCATCATACTCGTggttacgggggggggggggggggggggtctggacgcactgagcatgtgtttgtgcatataGGTATGAGTCTGTGTccctacgtgtgtttgtgtgtgtctgcgtgtgtgtaggtctacGCGCATGTGTGTGGCTTTGAGACAAAGTTGTAACTCATGTCTCGGTCAAGTAGGCAAACCATGTTCAATCAATACTTGTAAGAACATGTTACAGTTAATGTTCCcctatgtaaatgtgtgtatttgtttgttacACAACACAGCTGGTGGGATATATGTGATAtaggttaaagggaggggtgtagAAAGGAAGGTAAGTGTGATTGGGTGATTGTGAGTGATTGGCAtgcagagaggaggtggtgatTAGCTGGAGGAGTGTAGGGAGTACTCACGCCCCCTCGTTTTTCAGCAGAGAGAGGAACTTGGTGACTCTGTACTCCTCTTCCATCTGGAGGGAAAGCAGCAGAAATAAAACATCAACAACCTGTCTCCACCATGGGTTTCCTTATCCTGACTCAAATTGAACACAGTGTCCAAAGTTCAAATGTGGAATGTCTCAAGTATTTTACTCAATAGAAGTACAATTATATTTCCTTTATTTATTCCGAAAGAAATTCAATGATGCAATCAGAAACCGTAACATATTTTTCACTTTGTCGCCCATACGCAATGCACCCTACAGACATGCTGCTGTTTCTCACCTGCAGGGACATCTCGATGAGCATGAGTAGTTTCTTAATGCCGATCCACACCCTCTTCCCCTTGATCTGCTGGCCAATGGTGGCTCTCTCTTGCTCAGTGAAACTGCCAAGCAGCTGACACATGACACCCAATGTAAGCTTACTACGGtaaatgctgtgtttgtgtctgtttgtgtgtgtgtgcatgtgcttatttgtatttgtgtgtgtttgtgtgtatgtgcttggatgcgcgtgtgtgtgtgtgtgtgtatgtacctccAGGGCCTCCACCAGGTGTTCTCCAGTGGAGATGTTAGGGATGTGGATGGTGGTGCTAAAGGCGTCCAGCATCTCCATCTCCTGGAGGACGTCCTTGCGGCTGGTGGTGCCGATGATCAGCAACTTACGACCCTGCAAGGAGCAGAGTTATACCCCCATGCTcatacccactcacacacatccacattcaAACAGATACACATAAAAACatattctctttttttcttcttttctttctttcttttccatctttctctctccctccacccctctctcttcctattgctctatcacacacacacacacacacacacacacacacacacacacacacacacacacacacacacacagatctataAACACTTACTTTAGGGGGAGCCTTCTTCAACAGCACCAGCAGAGCCTGCAGGACCAGGTTAGAGAAGCGAGGGCCAATAGGCACATAGTCTACAGATAGGGGAGGGGACCAGGAAGTTAGGTAAAGGCGACTTATGAGAGTATGTGAAAGAACTCATAAGCATCCCAGTTATAGTGCAGTCAGCAGTCACTGACTGGGTAATGTCAATTTAAAGACCACGGGGCCATAACAGACTGAACAGTACAGAAGTTTTCAGGGGAAATCATTAACGGACAGGAAGTGGATACTGACCAAGGAGGCGCTCTATGTCGTCCACTACCACACAGCTGAGCTGGGACTTGTATGCATCGTCAAATATCTTTGGAAAAACGGAAATGggtcacaaacacacttacagatgagaaaaagagagaggatgaaagataAAGCGGCAtaaagatagatagacagatcgTGGGAGACGCCTACTTTCTTGATGGCCTGGCACTTGGAAATCTCAGAGTGTCCTATCATCTTGTCTGGAGAGCAGATCTTGATGAAGGGGAACTGGGAGTCCTCAGAGATCTTGGCTGCCAGGGCTGTCTTCCCACTGTGGGCAGgtcctggtggtggtgggggcagtgTTTTTATCCACCCACAAAGTGTATAATGACAGTGAAGAAAGTGTGTTTCTTTATATTTCTGTCCGTctttgggtctgtgtgtgtctgtgtgtgtctgtgtgtgtgtgtgtgtgtgtgtgcgtgaacagGCCTTACCCTCCAGCAGCACGGCTACCAGGGGCGTGCGGTCGCTGTTCTTGGTCTGCTGCACCAGCAGCTCCCCGTCATCCAGGACCTGTGTGACTGGGTCGCCCCACTTGATGATGCCGTTCATGATATAGCTGGCATAGTCCTCCTGGTTGGTACCAAACGCCTGCGGAGGGAACATGAGGTGCCACACTCACTCATCTGACTCAGCAGGACTATACCACAACGCTGATATGTGAGAAAATTGTGAATTGACGTTCTGAAATGGAGGggtaaagtattttttttattccgTTCAGTGGTCTGTGTGCAGAATAGGAGCTGGTGGAGTCTTTAGCTCCAGACTTACAGGTTTGATGTCGTTGTTGAGGGAGCCCAAGAAGTCATCTCTGGTGACCTTCAGCTTCTCCGCTCTGTCCGTGTCCACCTCCACTGTGGCTGTAGCCTTGATGTGGCGGTTCATGGCTGTGGATTGGGCAGCTCTGACCAGCCCCTCCAGCTCAGCACCACTGTAGTTCTTGGTCTCAGCAGCAAGCTCCTTCACGTCCACATCACCTCCTAGAAGGCCAAAGTCTCGCATCTTATTGGTGTGGATGTTGAGGATCTGGACACGCCCCTTTTCATCAGgaagacctggagagagagagagagacagacagagaaagacagagagagagagagagagagagcgagagagagagagagagagagagagagagagagagagagagagagagagagagagagacacagtgagacacgGAAGAGATActgagacaaagacacaaatgcAGAATGAAGGCACATAGCCAACCACAGTACCGGTAATCACAATCACAATAATCTACATGTCGCTCTTACCGATCTCCATCTTGACCTCAAACCTGCCAGGCCTCATTAGAGCTTCATCTATCAGATCAGGCCTGTTGGTCATccctggatggagggagacagaggaaagggaagaaaggagaggaagatggaagaGAGATGGGAGTACAGTAAACAGGAGTGCAGAATCATATTTTTCGGTGGTTTTCAGAGATGTATTTTTCgctatgtgtgtatttatagcATCGTTTCATGAGTCTATGTCTGAGCAGGTAAATAGGACCGTGTCCTACCAATGACCAGGATGTTGTTGAGTTCGTCCACCCCGTCGATCTTTGACAGCAGCTGGTTGACCACCGTGTCGTGCACACCTGTGCTGCCCTGGCCCGTGCCTCTCTGCTTGCAGATGGCATCCAACTCATCAAAGATAATGATGTGGAGTCCGCTGTTGGCACCAAGCTACCAGGAGGATCCGACAGGTTAACAGACTTggacaacacatttacattttattaactTGTGTTACTGTTCTTCAGTTACGATATTTAAATGTAGAGATTGGTGTGATtttgaacacacaaacaaaacaggcaGGCGTTTGATCCACTCACCCTCTTTTGCTCCTCCTCGGCGTCAGCAAACAGTTTCCTGATGTTGGCCTCCGACTCGCCCACGTACTTGTTGAGGATCTCAGGGCCGTTGACGATCTTGGGTTCGCGGGCGTTGAGCATCTTCCCGATCTGCCTGGCCATCAGGGTCTTACCACATCCAGGAGGACCGAACAGCAGGATGCCCTTTACGTGTTTACACCCTAGGAGGGGACATGGGTGTGAAAAACATCACAACCAACTCAGGTTTTCCTCTCTAAAGATGGATGGATACTAATGGGCAATGAAGCAGGACTGGATAAGAGCTTGGGTATAATAATAAAAGGTTTTGTCTGATTTAAGTCAAAAATAACCTTTATTAAGAAACCAATGTCCCAATGTCAATAAACCAACTCATCACTGCATTATAACAGTCTCCTTCTTGACACAGTGACACAGTCTGAAGTTTTTCCTGGAAAATGTGTTGTATTCTGGATGGATGAGTGGCAACAAGCTTACCCATCTGTTCCACAATGTCAGGAGGGAAGACTCGGGAGGCGAAGGCACGGCGGAAGATGTCGGAGAACTCCTTGTCCAGACCACCGATGCCCATCTTCTCAAAGTTCCAGTCAGGGTTGATGATGCTCTGTCTCTGCTCTTTGGTTTTGGCCTTCCCTACAGAGACATGAGGAGAGCAGTGGAGACCAGTGAGACATCTAACGGATTGCGATTCCAGCAACATCTAATGTCAAAATAATCGTTTAAGAACAAGAAACAGTGGTACTAGTAGTAGTAGTCGGTCCTGAAATATATCTGATGCTGTTTTCCATTCTGATTTAGAATGTGTTACCTGTTCAGAGGGGTCATGTGCCCACTTTTGTGAGGAATGATCTAGAACCTACCAACAAGTGTGAGGGCGGAGCTCTCTGCCTTCTCGAAGATCACCTGGCTGTTTCCCACCAGCAGCCCAATATCAATctggaagagagcagaggagacaggTCGTCAGGTGCACAACATCCTTCCCACACCCAGGTGAGGGTTACACACAACCTAGCTCTAAAAACAGACTGACTCCGGCATCAAATCAGTTAAAAATAATGATGATTAGGTTAGGTTATATAGCTGAACACTGTGCTGGAACACCAGGTACCTTCTGCTTCTTCCCTGACGCTGGCTCCCCCTTGAGGATGCTGGCGTCCATCGCCTCGATGTTCTTGATCATCAGACCAAAGAGCTTGTCACAGAAACTGAACACCAACTGTGGAAGACCAAAAGCCACAGCTTAGCTATTGTAtatgatgaggtgtgtgtgtgtgtgtgtgtgtgtgtgcaggcatgtgtgtgcatgtgtgtttttcccCTGACCTGCTGAGTGACAGAGAAGCCCTGGTTATTAAACTGCTGGATAAACTCGCTAGCCATCTTGTCCGAGTCGTAGGGAGAGGTGTCAGTGCTTTTCTTCTGTAAGAAGTCGATCTCTATGGTCATGGCTCCGACGCACTGCTTGGACTTGTCAAAGTTGTAGTTGGACactggagaggagatgaaagaaCAGATATGAATGAGAGGGGAAAGTCTAAGTTTTCATGAATATTTCTCAAAGGTAGGTGGGTTACCTTCAATCTCCTGCCCGATGGACAGACCCGCCCATTTCCTctgtgagaaagacagaatgtGAGCCATGTTAGTCCGAAATTGTGGCGAACATCATGAAAGTGCTGTAGCTCTGAGCATAATGAAGGGAGCAGACATGTGGTTTGTGTTAGCAGGTGCGTCGTATCAGGTGGTTTACCTGTGGCAGACTGAAGGCGATGGTGCCAGGGACGACCGTGTGGTGGCTCTTGACCGTGAACACAAACTTGTGATTGGGTGTGGTCTTCACAGAAACATGTCTACGTGGAGGGTTAGAGATTTATTGACCATGTAGCCTAAACAACTGCCCTATATTTGATCAAGGATGTTAAATCCATGTTATGCAGGGTAGGCCAAGCTGTTGAGAaccactttttgtcatattcgttgaaataaacttcacatcctgacagcaaccaataaatctaaaggtttgacagttaaaacaatattttggtttgaatcattTCAAACTCAAGCAAAAATTGCAAGATTTGCTAAACTTGCACATCCTGCCTGTAAGTGTGCGGTCACACAGCGCAGTGTGCAGGCAAATGAAAAGAACAAAAACTGTTTTTGGTCGATACTTTGGAACTATTAATGTTTAACATTTCTCAATCAATCCCTGATAGtagggaggtggtgggaggtACAACAATCACAATATATTTCCCAAACAGCCGCCACCATTTCTCTTTATACTTCCCCTCCTAGACAGTAACATAAAAGAGGATTGCATTAACAGCTAATCACAAATGATCTTTGGATTACTGAACAGGACAAAACCCAATCCCTGCCACAGGTAGTTACAGTGAAGTTTTAACAGAATGGCTCACAGTTCAGATCCAGAACTCCACCTCCACAACTGTGCATGGCTATACCGACTGACATATATCCATGAGTTACCACACTCATACAGTTCTCAGAGTATATCAGTGGAGTGCCTGTGCGGTTGTGAGGAGAAAGCAGCTCCAGTGAAGATGTGTGCAGTGTTTCAAA is from Osmerus mordax isolate fOsmMor3 chromosome 3, fOsmMor3.pri, whole genome shotgun sequence and encodes:
- the nsfa gene encoding vesicle-fusing ATPase, with amino-acid sequence MAARTMQAARCPTDDLSLTNCAVVSEKDLQSGQHVSVKTTPNHKFVFTVKSHHTVVPGTIAFSLPQRKWAGLSIGQEIEVSNYNFDKSKQCVGAMTIEIDFLQKKSTDTSPYDSDKMASEFIQQFNNQGFSVTQQLVFSFCDKLFGLMIKNIEAMDASILKGEPASGKKQKIDIGLLVGNSQVIFEKAESSALTLVGKAKTKEQRQSIINPDWNFEKMGIGGLDKEFSDIFRRAFASRVFPPDIVEQMGCKHVKGILLFGPPGCGKTLMARQIGKMLNAREPKIVNGPEILNKYVGESEANIRKLFADAEEEQKRLGANSGLHIIIFDELDAICKQRGTGQGSTGVHDTVVNQLLSKIDGVDELNNILVIGMTNRPDLIDEALMRPGRFEVKMEIGLPDEKGRVQILNIHTNKMRDFGLLGGDVDVKELAAETKNYSGAELEGLVRAAQSTAMNRHIKATATVEVDTDRAEKLKVTRDDFLGSLNNDIKPAFGTNQEDYASYIMNGIIKWGDPVTQVLDDGELLVQQTKNSDRTPLVAVLLEGPAHSGKTALAAKISEDSQFPFIKICSPDKMIGHSEISKCQAIKKIFDDAYKSQLSCVVVDDIERLLDYVPIGPRFSNLVLQALLVLLKKAPPKGRKLLIIGTTSRKDVLQEMEMLDAFSTTIHIPNISTGEHLVEALELLGSFTEQERATIGQQIKGKRVWIGIKKLLMLIEMSLQMEEEYRVTKFLSLLKNEGADRNAYEYK